The proteins below are encoded in one region of bacterium:
- a CDS encoding STAS/SEC14 domain-containing protein: MNINLQETTMAKEKFKLWYDEKEGVLRGEIYERFDVESLERFYNEATKYTPEQQHYVVGWLYDEAQKMVGKEERKIAKEKGDLVHFKKMALLGAKPVIRMVAQIVMSAQGRGKDFKFFDSEEEALAWIREQKALDKKALATQR, translated from the coding sequence CAAACTCTGGTACGATGAAAAGGAAGGTGTACTTCGTGGAGAAATCTACGAAAGATTCGACGTGGAGTCCCTCGAGCGGTTCTATAACGAGGCTACCAAGTATACACCAGAACAGCAGCACTACGTCGTCGGTTGGTTATACGACGAGGCACAGAAAATGGTTGGCAAGGAAGAGCGAAAGATTGCCAAGGAAAAGGGTGATCTGGTGCATTTCAAGAAAATGGCACTCCTTGGCGCAAAGCCGGTTATTCGAATGGTTGCCCAAATAGTCATGTCCGCTCAAGGACGGGGTAAAGACTTCAAGTTCTTCGACAGCGAGGAAGAAGCCTTAGCCTGGATTAGAGAGCAAAAAGCGTTGGATAAGAAAGCTCTGGCAACACAAAGATAG